In Fodinicurvata sediminis DSM 21159, the genomic window CTGATCGCCCTCGACGCCCAGGACCAGGGCATGGCCTATGGCTTCGCACCTCGCCTGCGCCTGCCCCTGCCTGAAGGGATCAGCGGCGAAATGAAGAGCTTCATTATGCGCAACGGCGGTGCACGCGATGATGACTACATCTACCTCTCGCCCGAACTGTCGAACCTGGCACGCTACGGGGAACAGGCGCCGCTTGCGGCCATCGTACTGCTCGACCGCCGGGATGAAGGCGGATGCCATCTGGAAAGACTTCCGGAAAGCGAGGGCCTGCACCACCTGGCGGCCCAGTACCTGGCCCGGGAAGCCTCGACCGACGAGGTTCTGGAACGCTGCCGCAAGCTGGCGGAAAGCCTGCCAACCTACAATCTCCGCTATGCAAACCTCGAGGCAGCCAGCGCCTGCCTGCAGGCCCATTTCAGTCAGGATCAGGCGCTCGCCGCCAGTGGCCAGATCGCCCGGGGCGCCCCCGCTTCCTGGCCGTCTACGGGCAATATCGGCGCCTCAGGCTTTACGGACGGCAGGGTGGAACGGAAAGACGACCCGGACGGCCACCTGCCCGATATCCCGCGTGGTCACCCCCATGTCCAGGCGGCGGGCGTCAAGGCTCAACGCCTGGACGGTGATCTGTTCCTCAGCCATAGCGCCACGGGCACGATCCACCGGCTGAACCCCATCGGCGCCAGTCTCTGGGGCCTGCTGGCCGTTCCAACGAGCCTGGACGAGGCCCAGGAGACCTTTCGGACCGCCTTCCCAGATGTCGAGCCGTCCCGCCTGGAAAACGACCTGCAGCGGATCTTCCAGGAGCTGCTGGCCGAAACACTGATCCAACCGGTATAGCGGGCCACTGCCTCCGGGTTACTTCTTCCGCGCCCTCGACAGGCACGACAGCCGTGCATCATGATCGAATCATGCCGAAAGTGCCGCAATGGCAGAAACGGCAGGTTACAGGATGCAAGACAATGTTCCGTCATAGCCTCTTTTTCGGCGCCTTCCTGGCTGCTGTTTTTGTAAGTGCCGGCCTGCTGGTCCAGGTCGACACACCTGTGGCCAGGGCACAGACCCAATCGGTCTACGGTGATGGCGAACGAGGACGGGAACTCTTCCGGCAACGCTGCGGCTCCTGTCATGAGATCGAGGACAGCTGGGGGCGTCCCCAGGATGCGCCGATCAGCGCCGAGGAAATGGCACGCAACAGCCGCATGAGTCTGGATTACCTCACCACGGTCCAGGCGGGCGCCGGGCCGGTGCATGCCAGCCTG contains:
- a CDS encoding PqqD family protein encodes the protein MPRQTVLFHGMQRPVVFVDCPEIPLALREIAPSWQFREQPETDHEPAVVIHKLDDAYGIGVSWRATPWFSDTLVGAVCSLAVDLIESHLVDNAGLLGLHGASACFGQGLVLFPAEQRAGKSTLSAQLLLDGVRVYGDDLIALDAQDQGMAYGFAPRLRLPLPEGISGEMKSFIMRNGGARDDDYIYLSPELSNLARYGEQAPLAAIVLLDRRDEGGCHLERLPESEGLHHLAAQYLAREASTDEVLERCRKLAESLPTYNLRYANLEAASACLQAHFSQDQALAASGQIARGAPASWPSTGNIGASGFTDGRVERKDDPDGHLPDIPRGHPHVQAAGVKAQRLDGDLFLSHSATGTIHRLNPIGASLWGLLAVPTSLDEAQETFRTAFPDVEPSRLENDLQRIFQELLAETLIQPV
- a CDS encoding c-type cytochrome; its protein translation is MFRHSLFFGAFLAAVFVSAGLLVQVDTPVARAQTQSVYGDGERGRELFRQRCGSCHEIEDSWGRPQDAPISAEEMARNSRMSLDYLTTVQAGAGPVHASLPPFFFDSQQEEDLQAFFESLQ